A region of the Numenius arquata chromosome 2, bNumArq3.hap1.1, whole genome shotgun sequence genome:
CACACTTGTCTCACAAGCCTTCCCAGAGCCTTTGCTTTTATTACCTCCGTCAGAGAAGTTTATCGCCCCCCcggcaaaaacagaacaaagcttctccatGAAGATCCCCAAGCAGGTTCACGCACCTCTGTGCCTCTCGGCACTGCCGCTCCTTCTTCCGCCACTCAGCCAGGAGATTGGCCTCAAAGTCTGTGAGGGCCTCCCGTTTCCATGAACCGGTCACAGTCTTGACAACAGCCatctccttcaggagagagcccAGACATCAGTTCATCTTAGCAAGACACGCGgcatcctcagctctgcccaACTTCCCCCAGGGTGGATGAAGTTAAACCGCTGCCTGTCCCCGCCAGGTAGAACAAAAGCCCCTTGATCTAAGGGCAGAGATACCCCAGGGaataaattctggttttggtgGCCATTGTAGGGTTTACTACAGCTCTGTAAATCCAGGATGACTTAACTCTGCCTTAGACAAACATTAGTTCTTTGTATCAATAACCCAAGTTAGTATTTACCATGACCGCGGGTGAGTTTGAAGACAGAGGAAGTCACTAATAATCTTCAGGATTATTAGTTCCTAATCTGTTGCCGATTCCGCTAGGTTCAGGAATGGCTCTGACTCTCTGATCTCAGTCAGTGTGAAGCTTCTGCAAGAGCTGAGGATGACAGAGTCTCCTCCGAGGCTTCACACTGACACGCTCCTTCCCActgccttttatctctagaaCCACATCACAATGGTGTCTGTGAGATGGGGCTGCGACCCTCTGTCCCCGCAAGAGTGGGCTCACGTAACGCAGAGTGTCCCTCGGGATTGCTTGGGTCTGGGGCAGGTAACGTGCTCCACCACCTACCTCAACGGacggggaaagaaaaaggggaaaaaaagagaagcggTCAATTGCGCTAAAAAAGCCAACACCCTCTCAGTTTCCAGAACCGCTGTGACTTTGCCCGCACTGCGGCTCAAGCAGCCCCCTGGCAAGGGCAGCCCTTGACCCTGTTTCTTGCTTCAgtcgtggaatcacagaattgtctgggttggaagggacctttgagatcgtcttgtccaaccatcaacctaactctgataaaaaccatcactgaaccatgtccctaagcgctatgtcaacctgtcttttaaataagtccagggatggtgcctcagccactgccctggacagcccattccaaggcttcataaccctttcagtgtaaaactttttcctaatatccaatctgaacctcccctggtgcaacttgaggccatttcctcttgtcccatcgcctgttccttaggagaagagactgaccccccctggctacaccctcctttcagggagttgtagagagcgagaaggtctcccctcagcctccttttctccaggctgaacacccccagctccctcagccgctcctcacgagacttgtgctccagacccctcaccatctccgttgcccttctctggatgtgctccagcccctcaatgtcttttttgtggtgaggggcccaaaactggacacagcactcgaggtggggcctcaccagtgcccagtacagggggacgatcacctcccgagtcctattcaccacgctgttcctgatacaggccaggatggtgttggccttcttggccacctgggcacaccgctggctcatgttcagccgacagtcgaccaacacccccaggtccttttctgccgggcagctccagccactctgccccaaggctgtagcactgcgtggggttggtgtgacccaagggcaggactcagcagttggccttgttgaacctcatcccattggcctcggtcCATCCATCCAGcgtgtccagatccctctgcagagcctttctaccctccagcaggtcgataCTCCAGTCCTACAGGGAGTTTTGTGTCCTCTCTGCTGGAGACCATTTCCAAACCGTTGGAGCGGCGTCCAAAGTTCTACTCATGCAGTCCTGTTCCAGCAGCCCGGTTTTCAAGCCCAGACAATATTAATACTTGACCCCTTTCAGCAACGCAGTATGGAGTTGTACACGACTCAGGGCAAATCTTATTCTTTCCCATTCCTGATAAATGTTTCAAAAGGACAAAGCAAGAAAAGTGTCTTTCTCACCTCTCCTACCTGTGTCCACTCTCCTCTCAGGCCTATATAGAAAAACCTTGGTGGTCTGCACTCCAAAGGGAACTTGCCCAGAGGTggtggagaaaggaaggaaaggggagagcttCTCCTGGTGGAGGCCATATTGGCTGCCCTAGGCCTTGGCTGGTGCCCGTAGCGGAggctggtggtggcggtggctctGGAGAAGCGGCTGCTGGTCCTGCGGTGGCCAAAGCTCAGCCCTGTGGAGCTGTGGGTGCACCCTGAGCGGGACAACCTTTCTGGGAAGAGCCCTCCCGGGAGGGCTCCACAAACCCCCTGtaggctgctgctttctgggggtgctttctttcttttcctccttgtccttctttccctccttgtCTTTCTTTCCAACCGTTCTGAACACCTCTCTGGTGTTTGTTTGGTCTGTTCTTGCCGCCTTTGGAAGGTCTTGGAGAAGTGTCCTCAGACTCTGCTGTGCTGTAAGTTTGCTCCAGTGCCAGGTGCTTTCATGTTCCCGTGCAGCATTTCAGTGTGTGTTGTGCTGTCAAATAAGGGCTCCTTGCTCTTGcagttttgctgtatttaattGTGCTGTCTTTTGAATTAGGTGACAATGTGTTCTCTTGTGCTGAGCGTGGTGCCACCCTTTATTTCCCCTCTGTccttggggcaggggcagaggggagggaaggggagtctGGCGTCGTGTTGAGGCCCCAGAGGAGCCTTGAGCAAAGGGTCGGGCTGAGGCCCGAGACCAATCTTGGGCGCTGCTCAACTGCCCCTTAATTGATCCTGGAGCCGCACTTCGGGTGTGGGTACTGCCCCCAGCACTGCTGTTAGGGGGGATGTGCCTTGAATGAGGGCGAGACTGATGATgaagaaaatatgaatgaaaaaggCTTTATAATTTATTAAGAGAGTAAAACTAATAAATAGTCCCGGGATCTTCCACTCTCCACCGGTGCcaaggcttcacattccgtgggAGAGAAAGTCCCAGGTCTTCACTACAAACTTATCTCCTACAAAACTTCTTTTTGAAGTCTTGAATAGACTTGGCCATCAAGGGCGCAGTTtctgcaagagagaaagaaaaaagaaaacacaaatcaacgCCACCCCCCTCGCAtgaaagcagcaggcacagaggaggggagcagagagcagttccaagctgcagcccaggcagagcagacGTAAGGCAGGCGTACGCGTTGGAACAGCCTTTAGCCTCTCCTTCGGGAGAGGAgggaggccaccaacatccctcctcctgcagagccgggagaagcagcagattcgTGTGTTTGTGAAGGAGGAGGCTCAGGGCGACGCAGGGACGTTCTGGGGTTTGTACTTACTCTTCACTGGTGGTTTCTTGGGCTCGGGGAACCAGGAGGAGAATATGGTCCTGCCCAAAGATGGGACAGGACGGcccctgctggtgctgggcccacCACAGCACTTCTCCTCGCTCACTTGAGGGTGGCTTTCAGTAGATGAGCACAGGActggttttattctgaaagggagaggggacagacatttcaggaaaggatttGCTGTGGTTTGATGCAATTCTTCAGGTAGAAGGCACATTTGTTAACATCAGCATGGCTGAGACCACATGGAAGCAGGAGGGACCAGGTgtccaggcttcccagggagacaGAGGCCATTACAGTTAGAGGTTTCCCTGGGAAAGGACCTCCTGGGGACACAGTATCCCTTGCTGTCAGGACATGGAGCTTCagggggatgctgcggggagtccagaggagaagaggccctgaaGAGCAAGCACTCCTTGAGAAACACTCACATGGTCTTCTCTGGCAGaagagctcctccagtcccagATGTCTCTGGTCTCCTTCCTATGTCCCGAGGGGCCTTTGGCGGAGAGTCCAGAAACACGATTTTGGCCACTCGACCTGTAGGAGGCCAAAGGGAAACATTGCTTAGATGCAGGCGCTgcacaagaggaggggaaggagaaaggaacggTGGGTGCCATAGCTCTGGTGGGTGATCAGGCACCAGTCTCTCCAAGGGCACCGGTGCCTGCGCAGGGCTCCATTTACCACCGTTTCCAGTGCTTGAGGAAAGGTACTTACCGTCAACGTTTTTGTTGAGGTTTGTGACGCTTTGCTGAGAAGGCGCCATCGTCTGTGGGACTCTTTGGGCAGGTTTAGAGCCTGAAAACACCGGCGTCTTTGAATTGAGCCGGCGGCCTGTGAAACCCCCTTCGGTCTCTTCAACTGGTGAGGCCACTGCTGTAAAGTGGACGACTTGGTGTAAGAAGGGAACCGAGCAAAGAGGAGCCCAGCCTGAGGAATGGCACAGGAGACACAAAGGAGAGTCCCCCAGAAGCAACCTCAAGGGCCAAGGCTTCTCTAAGAGACCCCCAGCCAGGTTTAGGAAGGGCAAGGCCAAAGCCTGAGCCTCCTCATTTCTGCGAGAGCACGTGGGAGAGAAGGTACCGCCTGGCTGAAACCCGGTCTCTGGGCACCAAGAGTCGGGACACCGGCCCCCAACAGAAAGATTGGAACCCAGCCACCATGCACTGCCTCCCACaaagagtggctgcagcccatttgAGACCGATTTGCCAGCCCGACATACCTCTGCTTTTCTTGTGGGAGCAGGTAATGGCCTCAACAGCGGGAAgggggctgcagctggcctggatGGGTGGCAGAGGGATGTCTGGGAGCTTTATGTCGGCATCTAAAAGTATCTGGAAGGAGACGATGTGCATGCACGTCACATACCCATGACATGGATAGGAGGCTCTTTTTCAGCATCGtaaaaggctgctaagattataCAAACACTTTTAGAAGAGCCCAGTGTTTCAGGAGTTGAGCAAAAAGATTCAGCAGTCAAGGATTTACACAGCCAGGACGTCCAGGGGGAACAGTAAGAAGGCCCAGAGGGCAGAGGACGGAGAGCAGCAGATGCCACCCGACTTGCAGACCCTTCAAAACCTTACCCTCTTTGGTTGAGgagcctctggtggctcctgcgctgcccttttctcctttgtgcGCTTTTGGCTGGGGCTTTGGTGACTGGCACAGGAGCTGTTGaggctggggtggcacagcagACAGGGGCTGTGCCATTGGTCTTCCtccccagctgagagagaggGTTTGACtgccttcttcttcttctggggCTGGTCGTAGGTGAGGTATTCCTCAAAAGACATTGTGGGTGGTTCAAatacctcctccccttcctcctcctcaaaaatggaggaaaagcctgCCGACTTTGTGTCCACATCCGAGAATTTGCGCTTCCTCTCTGCTGATTTTGAGCTCCCAGAAATCCCCTTCTCTTTAATGCTCTTGGAAGAGCCAGTCTCAGGTGTCCCTCTCTTCTGCTCTCCCACAGAGGTCTCCAGGCTCAGCTTGGCCTTTTCCCTTTTGCGTCGTTCAGAGTCCCGACATCTTTCCTTCGCAGCGCGTTTGATCAATCTGAAGGGATAAAGCCCCCCAAATCGTTAGATTAAAACCCGGGCAGGAAGGcgattgcatctcttgctttattaaaggcTCTTGGCTGGCCTTTAAAGGCCTTGTAAAGCTGTTCATTGCTTCATCAAACTGCAAATTCTTGACAGTTGGTCCCTACGTTCCCCCCAAActgcggccaccagcagcccaagcctctgtggccagcagaggcaggaatttgTGCCAAACCAAGGCACAAACGCCATCCGGAGTTAGCACACTTGTCTCACAAGCCTTCCCAGAGCCTTTGCTTTTATTACCTCCGTCAGAGAAGTTTATCGCCCCCCcggcaaaaacagaacaaagcttctccatGAAGATCCCCAAGCAGGTTCACGCACCTCTGTGCCTCTTGGTACACCCGCTCCAGGTTCTGCCACGCAGCCAGGAGATTGGCCTCAAAGTCTGTGAGGGCCTCCCGTTTCCATGAACCGGTCACAGTCTTGCCAACAGCCatctccttcaggagagagcccAGACATCAGTTCATCTTAGCAAGACACGCGgcatcctcagctctgcccaACATCCCCCAGGGTGGATGAAGTTAAACCGCTGCCTGTCCCCGCCAGGTAGAACAAAACCCCCTTGATCTAAGGGCAGAGATACCCCAGGGaataaattctggttttggtgGCCATTGTAGGGTTTACTACAGCTCTGTAAATCCAAGATGACTTAACTCTGCCTTAGACAAACATTAGTTCTTTGTATCAATAACCCAAGTTAGTATTTACCATGACCGCGGGTGAGTTTGAAGACAGAGGAAGTCACTAATAATCTTCAGG
Encoded here:
- the LOC141462604 gene encoding elongin-A-like; translation: MAVGKTVTGSWKREALTDFEANLLAAWQNLERVYQEAQRLIKRAAKERCRDSERRKREKAKLSLETSVGEQKRGTPETGSSKSIKEKGISGSSKSAERKRKFSDVDTKSAGFSSIFEEEEGEEVFEPPTMSFEEYLTYDQPQKKKKAVKPSLSAGEEDQWHSPCLLCHPSLNSSCASHQSPSQKRTKEKRAAQEPPEAPQPKRILLDADIKLPDIPLPPIQASCSPLPAVEAITCSHKKSRAVASPVEETEGGFTGRRLNSKTPVFSGSKPAQRVPQTMAPSQQSVTNLNKNVDGRVAKIVFLDSPPKAPRDIGRRPETSGTGGALLPEKTINCALDGQVYSRLQKEVL